One genomic region from Skermania piniformis encodes:
- a CDS encoding DEAD/DEAH box helicase, with protein sequence MSELLPLTQAASIRESLLDYLGTTFALADPDTRRALDEFLQDPEHGMFRGPYLRLRLPFRPAADGWRDSLEWYEGPTPYGHQAAAFARLSSYRLSADRPRPRPTLVVTGTGSGKTEAFLYPILDHCRRAKRDGITGTKAIVLYPMNALANDQAARLARLLTEHADLAGVTAALYTGEGGPKRTKVTPDGLITDREVIRDLPPDILLTNYKMLDQLLLRPADADIWARSATSLQYLVLDEFHTYDGAQGTDVSMLLRRLGLTLKSHWPEADPAITADDRARPLGRITPVATSATLGADGDPAAMVDFAHTVFGEEFGADAVITESRLTITEWADAAEARVQAEGWAVGELSPTGMEKLAQAAGAGDPHSVTVATLQALYADGAHIADDDDRIAAVVAGTDPILVDLIRAHPAFQQLIAALATAVPVDEVVRSADAPAAAIDALVTTLSHVRATHGRAAPSVDVHLWIRELTRIDRAVSGAPHFVWGDDGVPLDLDTTAGGPYLPALYCRHCNRSGWGIVLAPTGSDLDDDTAIRRRAARRDDRFRALIHAPREAEEPAAPETSSGVTDSGSGLRWLRIADRRLTVAAPDAAQLAEGGAIPVLLHVSDEAGADSKHDVCPACRQRDGIRFLGSAIATMLSVSLSTLFGTPDLNPREKRALVFTDSVQDAAHRAGFVQARSHTLTLRTLIRHALADGAPTDLATLVHRIIDQAGDAGQRFRILPPDLAERDAFARFWTEPPGGVPPAVLRRVRRRVLLDVQLEFGLRSGVGRTLERTGTAAADVEVPDAVLRACARDALDSDGVQIALDVVDPARSLGWVRGVLQHMRARGAIEHEWFTRFRAEDGNRWWITGGRRRDEGMPGFGRGSSAPGFPVLGGPTADTDLEPIGSARGWYALWTAKALGVSSAQGAVLARLLFARLRSRDVLGDATSPTGARTYHLPVESVVVRTITDLDSAAVALSCTVCRDTVVAGPATVAALSGGPCLVARCDGVLRSHRMADNFYRRMYAANDVRRVVAREHTSLLPDELRLAYENGFKQTDPPPDAPNVLVATPTLEMGIDIGDLSAVLLSSLPRTVASYLQRVGRAGRLTGNSLALAYVTGRGDQLPRFARPETTINGAVRPPATYLDAEEILARQFVASVVDRLARRPTAPHPRTTPDALRSSETGTFLGAVIAEAEQHADTLTEAFLAGFPTLAPGVAARLRDLPRAADGPGTSDLARRCHRAVQEWNRRLELTTRRRAAVQAALPDLRARAESPAAVDDDRRELRTAEATLRLLGRQLATMRSEYWIGALESFGLLPNYTLLDDSVSLAVSVHWLDPQTQEYAHSEFELTRGSAPALRDFAPGSTFYARGFAITIDAVDLGAEGEAIRTWVCCPACGHVRELAPELDGRDVPARCPRCGSPAIADPAQQLPVVELTGVSAVIRREEATIDDAVDERAQERFTLVPAVDIDPAQIGRRWFETGLGLGATRLRRLDIRWINLGRSGTGGATRIFAGVKADAALFRVCRECGKLDTSTGQNRRDEHRPWCSRRTAATEDPANIALARRLSTEGLLLRLPVSITLGDSFAVPSLAAALQLGLRERIGGDPTHLAILPIVEPSLRGDNPTALLLHDLVPGGTGYLADFADPAAVWDVLYRAWQVVSHCPCADEGKLACERCLLPFAAPADLAWTARAAAERHLANLLAGREFGPGEAPVIPDAMSWVITEAEPTDPDDGESHLEQRFRIALRARLDALGATVTEKPGPNGVVWDIGLGAGNRWTLRPQELVLGSRPDFVLTSARGGVPPTAIFTDGWNYHASPAHNRVADDAEKRQNLRDGGYQVIAVTADDVAGTTRPSAMLRRADRAMVLSHFGARITPATLDLAFGTAVDLLIDWVQQPRRENRRALAGVVPILALIAAHQTGGQRTASASTTAAAAAALAGTADPGPGNIMICRSGTFAAAIDGAAGGPSAVSVVLDDAPDRLGDHAKPAWQEWLRWANLLNFGQLPTTITTSSGIGDTAPPAIPAEPDRAGGTALSQAWQAVADATLEVELDLLVQLAAAGVPVPVVGEEVDGIPLDVAWPAVKVVLAVGLDDAEQEQLSVAGWTLCEPDRDQLVTALEAAAPAKGDR encoded by the coding sequence ATGTCCGAGCTGCTCCCCCTCACCCAGGCGGCCTCGATCCGGGAGAGCCTGCTCGACTATCTGGGCACCACGTTCGCCCTCGCCGACCCGGACACCCGGCGCGCGCTGGACGAGTTCCTGCAAGACCCCGAACACGGCATGTTCCGCGGCCCGTATCTGCGGTTGCGGCTGCCGTTCCGCCCCGCCGCCGACGGCTGGCGCGACTCCCTGGAGTGGTACGAGGGACCGACGCCGTACGGACATCAGGCCGCGGCATTCGCCCGGCTGAGCAGCTACCGGCTGTCCGCCGACCGGCCCCGGCCGCGGCCGACGCTGGTGGTCACCGGCACCGGCTCGGGCAAGACCGAGGCGTTCCTCTACCCCATCCTGGACCACTGCCGCCGAGCCAAGCGGGACGGGATCACCGGAACCAAAGCGATCGTGCTGTACCCGATGAACGCGCTCGCCAACGACCAGGCGGCGCGACTGGCCCGGCTGCTCACCGAGCACGCCGACCTGGCCGGGGTCACCGCCGCGCTCTACACCGGCGAGGGCGGACCGAAACGCACCAAGGTCACCCCGGACGGCCTGATCACCGACCGCGAGGTGATCCGCGACCTTCCCCCGGACATCCTGCTGACCAACTACAAGATGCTCGACCAGCTGCTGTTACGGCCGGCCGACGCCGACATCTGGGCCCGCAGCGCAACCAGTCTGCAGTATCTGGTGCTCGACGAATTCCACACCTACGACGGGGCGCAGGGCACCGACGTGTCGATGCTGTTGCGCCGGCTCGGTCTGACCCTGAAAAGCCATTGGCCCGAGGCAGACCCGGCGATCACCGCCGACGACCGGGCGCGGCCGCTGGGCCGGATCACCCCGGTCGCGACCTCGGCCACCCTCGGCGCCGACGGCGACCCCGCGGCCATGGTGGACTTCGCCCACACCGTCTTCGGCGAGGAGTTCGGCGCCGACGCGGTGATCACCGAGTCCCGGCTCACCATCACCGAATGGGCCGACGCCGCCGAGGCCCGGGTCCAGGCCGAGGGGTGGGCGGTCGGCGAGCTCTCCCCCACCGGGATGGAGAAACTCGCGCAGGCGGCCGGCGCGGGCGATCCGCACTCGGTCACCGTCGCCACGTTGCAGGCGCTCTACGCCGACGGGGCTCACATCGCCGACGACGACGACCGAATCGCAGCCGTCGTTGCCGGCACCGACCCCATCCTGGTGGACCTGATCCGCGCCCACCCCGCGTTCCAGCAGCTGATCGCCGCGCTCGCGACAGCGGTCCCGGTCGACGAGGTGGTCCGCTCCGCGGACGCTCCGGCCGCGGCGATCGACGCACTGGTCACCACGCTGAGCCACGTTCGGGCCACGCACGGCCGGGCCGCGCCGTCGGTGGACGTGCACCTGTGGATCCGCGAACTCACCCGGATCGACCGGGCGGTCAGCGGTGCTCCGCACTTCGTCTGGGGCGACGACGGCGTGCCACTCGACCTCGACACCACGGCCGGCGGGCCGTATCTGCCGGCGCTGTACTGTCGCCACTGCAACCGCTCCGGCTGGGGAATCGTGCTCGCCCCCACCGGATCCGACCTCGACGACGACACCGCGATCCGGCGGCGTGCCGCCCGCCGGGACGACCGATTCCGTGCGCTGATCCACGCCCCGCGCGAAGCTGAGGAACCGGCGGCTCCCGAGACATCTTCGGGCGTAACGGATTCCGGCTCGGGCCTGCGCTGGCTGCGGATCGCGGACCGCCGGCTCACCGTGGCCGCACCGGACGCGGCGCAGCTCGCCGAAGGCGGTGCGATACCGGTGCTGCTGCATGTCTCCGACGAGGCGGGCGCCGACTCGAAACACGATGTGTGCCCGGCCTGCCGGCAGCGCGACGGTATCCGGTTCCTCGGGTCGGCGATCGCCACCATGCTGTCGGTGTCGCTGTCCACCCTGTTCGGTACGCCCGACCTGAACCCGCGGGAGAAGCGGGCGCTGGTCTTCACCGACAGCGTGCAGGACGCCGCGCACCGAGCCGGATTCGTCCAGGCCCGCTCGCACACGCTCACGCTGCGCACGCTGATCCGGCACGCGCTGGCCGACGGCGCGCCCACCGACCTGGCCACGCTGGTGCACCGGATCATCGATCAGGCCGGCGACGCCGGGCAGCGCTTCCGGATCCTGCCGCCCGACCTCGCCGAGCGGGACGCCTTTGCCCGGTTCTGGACCGAGCCGCCCGGTGGGGTGCCACCCGCCGTATTGCGCCGTGTGCGCCGCCGAGTGCTGCTCGACGTCCAGCTGGAGTTCGGGTTGCGCAGCGGTGTCGGCCGCACCCTGGAACGCACCGGCACCGCCGCCGCCGACGTCGAGGTGCCCGACGCGGTACTGCGGGCGTGCGCCCGGGACGCACTCGACAGCGACGGGGTGCAGATCGCCCTCGACGTGGTCGATCCGGCACGCTCGCTCGGCTGGGTGCGCGGCGTACTCCAGCACATGCGGGCTCGGGGCGCGATCGAGCACGAGTGGTTCACCCGATTCCGGGCCGAGGACGGCAACCGCTGGTGGATCACCGGCGGTCGACGACGCGACGAGGGCATGCCCGGGTTCGGCCGCGGCAGTTCCGCGCCGGGGTTCCCGGTGCTCGGCGGGCCGACCGCCGACACCGATCTGGAGCCGATCGGCTCGGCCCGCGGCTGGTACGCGCTGTGGACCGCGAAGGCACTCGGGGTGAGTTCCGCCCAGGGCGCCGTGCTGGCCCGGCTGCTGTTCGCCCGGCTGCGCAGCCGTGACGTGCTCGGCGACGCCACTTCCCCGACCGGCGCACGCACCTACCACCTGCCCGTCGAGTCGGTGGTGGTCCGTACGATCACCGACCTGGACTCGGCTGCTGTTGCCCTGTCCTGCACCGTGTGCCGCGACACCGTCGTCGCCGGTCCGGCGACCGTGGCCGCGTTGTCCGGCGGACCGTGCCTGGTGGCCCGCTGCGACGGAGTCCTGCGTTCGCATCGCATGGCGGACAACTTCTACCGTCGGATGTATGCCGCGAACGACGTTCGCCGGGTGGTGGCGCGCGAGCACACCAGCCTGCTGCCCGACGAGCTGCGGCTGGCGTACGAGAACGGGTTCAAGCAGACCGACCCACCGCCGGACGCGCCGAACGTCCTGGTCGCCACCCCCACCCTGGAGATGGGCATCGACATCGGCGACCTCTCCGCGGTGCTGCTGTCCTCGCTGCCGCGCACGGTCGCGTCCTATCTGCAGCGGGTCGGCCGGGCGGGCCGGCTGACCGGCAACTCGCTCGCCCTGGCCTACGTCACCGGCCGGGGCGACCAGCTGCCGCGATTCGCCCGGCCGGAGACCACGATCAACGGCGCGGTGCGGCCGCCGGCGACCTACCTCGACGCCGAGGAGATCCTGGCCCGCCAGTTCGTTGCGTCGGTGGTCGACCGGCTGGCCCGCCGACCCACCGCGCCGCACCCGCGCACCACACCGGATGCGTTGCGCAGCAGTGAGACCGGAACGTTCCTCGGCGCAGTGATCGCCGAGGCCGAGCAGCACGCGGACACCTTGACCGAGGCGTTCCTGGCCGGTTTCCCGACGCTCGCCCCGGGCGTCGCGGCGCGGCTGCGCGACCTGCCCCGGGCGGCGGACGGACCGGGCACCAGCGACCTGGCGCGCCGCTGCCACCGCGCCGTCCAGGAATGGAACCGGCGGCTGGAGCTGACCACCCGCCGCCGGGCAGCCGTGCAGGCCGCGCTGCCGGACCTGCGGGCCCGCGCCGAGTCGCCCGCTGCGGTCGACGACGACCGGCGCGAGCTGCGCACCGCGGAGGCGACGCTGCGACTGCTGGGCCGCCAGCTGGCGACGATGCGCTCGGAGTATTGGATCGGCGCGCTGGAGTCGTTCGGCCTGCTGCCGAACTACACCCTGCTCGACGACTCGGTGTCGCTCGCGGTCTCGGTGCACTGGCTGGACCCGCAGACCCAGGAGTACGCGCACTCCGAGTTCGAGCTGACGCGCGGCTCGGCACCGGCGCTGCGCGACTTCGCTCCCGGATCCACCTTCTATGCCCGGGGATTCGCCATCACCATCGACGCGGTCGACCTGGGCGCCGAGGGCGAGGCGATCCGGACCTGGGTATGCTGCCCGGCCTGCGGCCACGTCCGGGAACTCGCCCCGGAGCTGGACGGCCGCGACGTCCCCGCCCGCTGCCCGCGCTGCGGTTCCCCCGCAATCGCCGACCCCGCGCAGCAGCTGCCGGTGGTCGAGCTGACCGGTGTGTCGGCGGTGATCCGGCGCGAGGAAGCGACGATCGACGACGCCGTCGATGAGCGCGCCCAGGAGCGCTTCACCCTGGTTCCTGCCGTGGACATCGATCCCGCCCAGATCGGGCGCCGCTGGTTCGAGACCGGACTGGGGCTGGGCGCGACCCGGCTGCGCCGCCTGGACATCCGGTGGATCAATCTGGGGCGCAGCGGAACCGGCGGCGCCACCCGTATCTTCGCGGGAGTCAAGGCGGACGCCGCACTGTTCCGGGTCTGCCGGGAATGCGGCAAGCTCGACACGTCGACCGGCCAGAACCGCCGGGACGAACACCGGCCCTGGTGCTCGCGGCGGACCGCAGCCACCGAGGATCCGGCGAACATCGCACTGGCGCGCCGGCTCAGCACGGAGGGGCTGCTGTTGCGACTGCCCGTCTCGATCACCCTCGGCGACTCGTTCGCGGTGCCGTCGCTGGCGGCCGCGCTGCAGCTCGGTCTGCGGGAACGGATCGGCGGTGACCCGACCCACCTGGCGATCCTGCCGATCGTCGAACCCTCACTGCGCGGGGACAATCCGACCGCGCTGCTGCTCCACGACCTGGTGCCCGGCGGCACCGGCTACCTCGCCGACTTCGCCGACCCCGCGGCGGTGTGGGATGTGCTGTACCGCGCCTGGCAGGTGGTATCGCACTGTCCGTGTGCCGACGAGGGCAAACTCGCCTGCGAACGGTGCCTGCTGCCGTTCGCGGCCCCGGCCGACCTGGCCTGGACCGCGCGCGCGGCCGCCGAACGACATCTGGCGAACCTCCTGGCCGGCCGTGAGTTCGGTCCCGGCGAGGCGCCGGTGATCCCGGACGCGATGAGCTGGGTGATCACCGAGGCCGAGCCGACCGATCCCGACGACGGCGAATCCCATCTGGAACAACGCTTCCGGATCGCCCTGCGGGCGCGCTTGGATGCGCTGGGCGCGACGGTCACCGAGAAGCCCGGCCCGAACGGGGTCGTCTGGGATATCGGCCTCGGCGCGGGCAACCGGTGGACGCTGCGTCCCCAGGAGCTCGTGCTCGGCAGCAGACCCGACTTCGTGCTCACCTCCGCGCGCGGTGGGGTACCACCGACCGCGATCTTCACCGACGGCTGGAACTACCACGCGAGCCCGGCGCACAATCGCGTCGCCGACGACGCGGAGAAGCGACAGAACCTGCGTGACGGCGGCTATCAGGTGATCGCGGTGACCGCCGACGATGTGGCCGGCACCACCCGCCCGTCGGCGATGCTGCGGCGGGCAGACCGGGCGATGGTGTTATCGCATTTCGGCGCCCGGATCACCCCGGCGACGCTGGACCTGGCGTTCGGCACTGCCGTGGATCTGCTGATCGATTGGGTACAGCAACCGCGGCGGGAGAATCGGCGGGCCCTCGCCGGGGTCGTGCCGATTCTGGCACTGATCGCCGCGCACCAGACCGGTGGGCAGCGGACCGCGAGCGCCTCTACCACGGCGGCCGCAGCCGCAGCTCTGGCCGGGACGGCCGACCCGGGACCGGGCAACATCATGATCTGCCGATCCGGCACCTTCGCCGCCGCGATCGATGGCGCGGCGGGCGGTCCGAGCGCGGTCAGCGTGGTCCTCGACGACGCCCCCGACCGGCTCGGCGACCATGCGAAACCGGCCTGGCAGGAGTGGCTGCGCTGGGCGAACTTGCTGAACTTCGGCCAGTTGCCGACCACGATCACCACCAGCTCCGGAATCGGCGACACCGCACCGCCGGCGATTCCTGCCGAGCCCGACCGAGCCGGCGGTACCGCGCTGTCGCAGGCCTGGCAGGCGGTCGCCGACGCGACGCTGGAGGTCGAGCTGGATCTGCTGGTACAGCTCGCCGCGGCCGGGGTCCCGGTGCCGGTGGTCGGCGAAGAGGTCGACGGCATCCCGCTCGACGTCGCCTGGCCGGCGGTCAAGGTTGTGCTCGCGGTCGGCCTCGACGACGCAGAGCAGGAACAGTTGTCGGTGGCCGGGTGGACACTGTGCGAGCCCGACCGCGACCAGCTGGTAACTGCATTGGAAGCCGCCGCGCCGGCGAAGGGAGACCGCTGA
- a CDS encoding pyridoxamine 5'-phosphate oxidase family protein, whose protein sequence is MTKPISDEADEARESGVMELLDVAQCWRLLSGNDVGRLAMAVGGEVDIFPVNYVVDDTSVVFRTAPGTKLIEVVIGGPIAFEADGYDAAAGQAWSVVCKGTAQRIEDRAGLDSAEALGLVSWNNAPKEEFVRITPTQVTGRRYHVYRKGAEA, encoded by the coding sequence ATGACGAAACCGATTTCCGACGAAGCAGACGAGGCTCGCGAGAGCGGGGTCATGGAGCTACTCGACGTGGCGCAGTGCTGGCGACTGCTGTCCGGCAACGACGTGGGCCGGCTTGCGATGGCGGTGGGCGGTGAGGTCGACATCTTTCCGGTCAACTACGTCGTCGACGACACGTCGGTGGTGTTCCGAACTGCCCCGGGCACCAAGCTGATCGAGGTCGTGATCGGTGGCCCGATCGCGTTCGAGGCCGATGGTTACGACGCAGCTGCCGGGCAGGCGTGGAGTGTGGTCTGTAAGGGCACGGCGCAGCGCATCGAGGACCGGGCCGGACTGGACAGCGCCGAGGCGCTCGGGTTGGTGTCCTGGAACAACGCGCCGAAGGAGGAGTTCGTCCGGATCACCCCGACCCAGGTCACCGGGCGCCGCTACCACGTTTACCGCAAGGGCGCCGAAGCGTAG
- a CDS encoding metallophosphoesterase, which yields MNGFDIIGDIHGAADELETLLAGMGYERSDPTGAYRHPVRTAIFVGDLIDRGPQQLRVLEIVKEMADAGSAMVTMGNHELNAIAFASPDPTRPGEYLRRHSAKNQAQHAAFLEQVVGDDRSRFLDWFMTLPLWLDLGDIRIVHACWHGPSMAVVESEVGGNRFTAPEQFVRASTKGDPLYTAVEVLLKGPEVGLVQYGQPAFLDKDGHRRDRARLRWWNGQADTLDDLAEIGGSFTTEDGSPYPSVAAVPVPADERSYVYTDRVPVFYGHYWRRWAPQQSVDWTTYTACVDFSAVRSGALVAYRWSGEQTVMPGNYISSLQFSPQPA from the coding sequence GTGAATGGATTCGACATTATCGGCGATATACACGGCGCGGCGGATGAACTGGAAACGTTGCTGGCCGGAATGGGGTACGAGCGCAGCGACCCGACCGGTGCATACCGGCACCCGGTTCGGACTGCGATCTTCGTCGGCGACCTGATCGACCGCGGGCCACAGCAGCTGCGGGTCCTCGAGATCGTCAAAGAGATGGCCGACGCCGGGTCGGCGATGGTGACGATGGGTAATCACGAGTTGAACGCGATCGCCTTCGCGTCGCCGGACCCGACGCGTCCCGGTGAGTATCTGCGGCGGCACTCGGCGAAGAACCAGGCGCAGCACGCGGCGTTCCTGGAGCAGGTGGTCGGCGACGATCGCTCTCGTTTTCTGGACTGGTTCATGACGTTGCCGCTCTGGCTGGATCTGGGCGATATCCGGATCGTGCATGCCTGCTGGCACGGTCCGTCGATGGCTGTCGTCGAGTCGGAGGTCGGTGGCAACCGTTTCACTGCGCCGGAACAGTTCGTTCGTGCATCGACGAAGGGTGACCCGCTCTACACCGCCGTCGAGGTGCTGCTGAAAGGGCCGGAGGTCGGGCTGGTGCAGTACGGTCAGCCGGCCTTCCTCGACAAAGACGGTCATCGTCGCGATCGTGCGCGATTGCGTTGGTGGAACGGGCAGGCCGACACGCTGGACGATCTGGCCGAGATCGGTGGATCGTTCACAACCGAGGACGGTTCGCCGTATCCGTCGGTGGCGGCGGTGCCGGTCCCGGCGGACGAGCGTAGCTACGTCTACACCGATCGTGTTCCGGTGTTCTACGGGCACTACTGGCGCCGCTGGGCGCCGCAGCAGTCGGTCGACTGGACCACCTACACAGCCTGCGTCGACTTCAGTGCGGTCAGGTCCGGTGCGCTCGTTGCCTACCGCTGGTCCGGTGAGCAAACCGTCATGCCGGGCAATTACATTTCCTCCCTACAGTTCTCGCCCCAACCTGCCTAA
- a CDS encoding UvrD-helicase domain-containing protein — protein MPYVMFGPGTEKIDGSVHKDTYGFLTKLARDDTTPGLHIEPINGSADPRTRTGRVTKFWRAVLVKLQNRTGDQPTYIFLGTYPHDDAIELARTTRVRINPANGIAELVAAQSAPAEPAPVVQAPTPGPASAGPATLRSRSYTVDDFSALGFDADFAAGALDLTDEDAVLDYADRAPAAWQANALLDIYTGASFDTVRDTYRLATPATVPDSNDDAAVLTALEHPAAQMEFALVENDEALRAALANPNFAAWRVFLHPTQRELATKAWPGTARLTGGAGTGKTVILLHRARALQHRDPRARIVLTTFNRTLAEMLKEQLQALDPSIELASDLGRPGIYVAGVDALAYRLLATASARGADPGELTAAVADVLGSRTHQVLGNTWPRAWSAALESVAELPNELRSTAFVEAEYATVVLPNLVTDERGYLKVRRAGRGVALSRARRMAVWSVIEAYRASAAADGSTDFEEKAAVAARLLERSPDARPADHVLVDEAQDLSPARLRLLRALVAEGPDDLLLADDAHQRIYGQRISLSSVGINVRGRRSRRLTLNYRTTEQNLRYALGVLSGTEFVDLDDDPVDSAGYRSARSGPTPRTIPTSSLTDLYDTVGHVLGEWLDAGAAPGSIGLLVPTRKDGETLPRALGERGRTITFVDRDTTSSGSPMVMTMHRAKGMEFAKVILVGVGAANLPRAYQIEHLPEGDRPDALQRERSLLYVAATRARDELVVVYSGEPSELLPG, from the coding sequence ATGCCGTACGTGATGTTCGGTCCGGGTACGGAGAAGATCGATGGCAGCGTGCACAAGGACACCTACGGTTTCCTGACCAAGCTCGCTCGCGACGACACCACCCCGGGTCTGCACATCGAGCCGATAAACGGCTCGGCCGATCCACGCACCCGGACCGGCCGGGTCACCAAGTTCTGGCGTGCCGTGCTGGTCAAGCTGCAGAACCGTACCGGCGATCAGCCCACCTATATCTTCCTCGGCACGTACCCGCACGACGACGCGATCGAGCTCGCCCGCACCACCCGGGTCCGGATCAATCCGGCCAACGGGATCGCGGAACTGGTCGCCGCGCAATCCGCTCCGGCCGAACCGGCCCCCGTGGTCCAGGCGCCGACTCCGGGACCTGCGTCCGCCGGCCCGGCGACGCTGCGGTCGCGCAGTTACACCGTGGACGACTTCAGCGCGCTCGGCTTCGACGCCGATTTCGCGGCGGGCGCGCTCGACCTCACCGACGAGGACGCCGTGCTGGACTACGCCGATCGGGCTCCGGCGGCCTGGCAGGCCAACGCGCTGCTCGACATCTACACCGGGGCGAGCTTCGACACCGTCCGCGACACCTATCGGCTGGCTACCCCGGCGACCGTCCCGGACAGCAACGACGACGCCGCCGTGCTCACCGCACTGGAGCATCCTGCCGCGCAGATGGAGTTCGCGCTGGTGGAGAACGACGAGGCGTTGCGTGCAGCGCTGGCGAACCCGAACTTCGCGGCGTGGCGGGTGTTCCTGCATCCGACTCAGCGCGAGCTGGCGACCAAGGCCTGGCCGGGAACCGCGCGGCTCACCGGCGGGGCGGGCACCGGTAAGACGGTGATCCTGCTCCATCGGGCGCGGGCGTTGCAGCACCGTGACCCACGGGCGCGGATCGTGCTGACCACCTTCAACCGGACGCTCGCCGAGATGCTGAAAGAGCAACTGCAGGCGCTCGATCCATCGATCGAACTGGCATCCGACCTCGGTCGGCCGGGCATCTACGTCGCCGGAGTGGACGCGTTGGCCTACCGGTTGCTGGCCACCGCGTCGGCGCGCGGCGCCGATCCCGGCGAGCTCACCGCCGCCGTGGCCGACGTGCTCGGGTCCCGCACCCACCAGGTGTTGGGAAACACCTGGCCGCGGGCGTGGAGCGCGGCTCTCGAGTCGGTCGCCGAACTGCCGAACGAGCTGCGCTCGACGGCGTTCGTCGAGGCCGAATACGCCACGGTCGTACTGCCGAACCTGGTAACCGATGAGCGTGGCTATCTGAAAGTGCGTCGCGCCGGGCGCGGCGTCGCGCTGAGCCGGGCGCGCCGGATGGCGGTCTGGTCGGTGATCGAGGCGTACCGCGCATCCGCGGCAGCGGACGGCAGCACCGACTTCGAGGAGAAGGCCGCCGTCGCGGCCCGGCTGCTGGAGCGCAGCCCGGATGCACGCCCGGCCGACCACGTGCTGGTGGACGAGGCGCAGGATCTCAGCCCGGCCCGGCTGCGCCTGCTGCGGGCTCTGGTCGCCGAAGGGCCGGACGACCTGCTGTTGGCCGACGATGCACACCAGCGGATCTACGGCCAGCGGATCTCGCTGAGCAGTGTGGGCATCAACGTCCGCGGGCGCCGATCCCGGCGACTGACCCTGAATTACCGCACCACCGAGCAGAATCTGCGCTACGCACTCGGGGTCTTGTCCGGCACGGAGTTCGTCGATCTGGACGACGACCCGGTCGACTCGGCCGGATACCGCTCGGCCCGAAGCGGTCCGACGCCGCGAACGATCCCGACGTCGTCACTGACCGACCTGTACGACACCGTCGGCCACGTTCTGGGCGAGTGGCTCGACGCCGGGGCCGCCCCGGGCAGCATCGGGCTGCTGGTGCCCACCCGTAAGGACGGCGAGACGCTGCCGCGGGCCTTGGGCGAACGGGGTCGCACCATCACCTTCGTCGACCGGGACACAACATCGTCCGGTTCACCCATGGTGATGACCATGCACCGGGCCAAGGGCATGGAGTTCGCCAAGGTGATCCTGGTCGGCGTCGGCGCCGCGAACCTGCCCCGCGCGTACCAGATCGAGCATCTCCCCGAGGGCGACCGGCCGGACGCGCTGCAGCGCGAGCGCTCGTTGCTCTACGTCGCCGCCACCCGGGCCCGCGACGAACTGGTCGTCGTCTATTCCGGCGAGCCGAGCGAGCTGTTGCCCGGGTAA
- a CDS encoding SIMPL domain-containing protein (The SIMPL domain is named for its presence in mouse protein SIMPL (signalling molecule that associates with mouse pelle-like kinase). Bacterial member BP26, from Brucella, was shown to assemble into a channel-like structure, while YggE from E. coli has been associated with resistance to oxidative stress.) — MSTEIVVHGTYSAFQAPERGTVHASLARLTTGGRAAVTWWSAGRLRTSSERPWNKDGKILPLIHRADVDVEVKFRDFTALSDWVSASTRDITGFRIQRVRWALTAKRRDELAGLARVRAVRDALARAQLYADALELGKVAPVAIADVGMLGGSLYPPNEPSGGYQRGASIPKEQGAELVPEDIEVSAAVDARFVVLPSCA, encoded by the coding sequence ATGTCTACCGAGATTGTCGTCCACGGGACGTACTCCGCATTCCAGGCGCCGGAACGTGGCACCGTACACGCCTCCCTCGCCCGCCTGACGACCGGCGGCCGCGCGGCGGTGACGTGGTGGTCCGCCGGACGGCTCCGTACCTCGTCCGAGAGGCCGTGGAACAAGGACGGGAAGATTCTCCCGCTCATCCATCGGGCCGATGTCGACGTCGAAGTCAAGTTCCGCGACTTCACCGCACTGTCGGACTGGGTGAGCGCCAGCACTCGCGACATCACCGGCTTTCGTATCCAGCGTGTCCGCTGGGCGCTGACCGCGAAACGTCGCGACGAACTGGCCGGGCTGGCGCGCGTGCGTGCGGTCCGTGATGCGTTGGCGCGGGCGCAGCTGTACGCCGATGCGCTCGAACTCGGCAAGGTCGCTCCTGTGGCGATCGCCGATGTGGGCATGCTCGGAGGGTCGCTTTATCCCCCGAACGAACCCAGCGGCGGTTACCAGCGCGGCGCGTCGATACCTAAAGAACAAGGGGCAGAACTAGTCCCGGAGGACATCGAGGTCTCCGCCGCTGTGGACGCGCGGTTCGTCGTGCTGCCCAGCTGTGCATGA